In a single window of the Micromonospora inositola genome:
- a CDS encoding sensor histidine kinase, whose product MPHRLTWSDTVLPACLAVLAVVEIVAIPALAADPEPSLITTLAMTIGLVWRRAAPLPSTGVVAACFAAYPLLAPHPTESLIQALALLVAAYAIGAYAPIRPGLAGTAVVVVAGVVRSLLMDYDVGSVAVNSLWGLLAWAVGRAMHRRDRRARMAQLAVVEGERMREAGEREAVAAERRRIARELHDVVAHAVTVIVVQARGARRCIDTDPEQVRRALDAIEDMGSDAIDELRRMLALLGDPDQDGDESEVRSGPAELEALVHRVAAAGLPVTLQVTGAPTRHAASIDVSAYRVVQEALTNALRHGGGTPARVTVTYRADGIDVRVDSGNGTAGLLADAAVGAGIGGGVAGTGRGLVGLRERVRLTGGTLHVGADGHGRHTVHAVLPFDGQPS is encoded by the coding sequence GTGCCTCACCGTCTCACCTGGTCGGACACTGTCCTGCCCGCGTGCCTGGCCGTCCTGGCCGTGGTCGAGATTGTCGCGATCCCGGCGTTGGCCGCGGACCCGGAACCCTCGCTGATCACGACGCTCGCGATGACAATCGGCCTGGTCTGGCGCCGGGCCGCGCCCCTGCCCTCCACGGGAGTCGTCGCGGCCTGCTTCGCGGCTTATCCCTTGCTGGCCCCGCACCCGACCGAGAGCCTGATCCAGGCGCTGGCGCTGCTGGTCGCCGCGTACGCGATCGGCGCGTACGCCCCGATCCGCCCGGGCCTGGCTGGGACGGCGGTCGTGGTCGTGGCCGGGGTGGTGCGCAGCCTGCTGATGGACTATGACGTTGGGTCCGTCGCCGTGAACAGCCTGTGGGGTCTGCTCGCCTGGGCGGTCGGCAGGGCCATGCACCGACGGGACCGGCGGGCGCGGATGGCACAACTGGCCGTGGTCGAGGGCGAGCGGATGCGCGAGGCGGGCGAACGCGAGGCGGTCGCCGCCGAGCGCCGACGGATCGCGCGGGAGCTGCACGACGTCGTCGCTCACGCTGTGACCGTCATCGTCGTCCAGGCGCGCGGCGCCCGCCGATGCATCGACACGGATCCGGAGCAGGTGCGCCGAGCATTGGACGCAATCGAGGACATGGGTAGCGACGCGATCGACGAGTTGCGGCGGATGCTCGCCCTCTTGGGCGATCCCGACCAGGACGGGGATGAGTCGGAGGTGCGGTCGGGCCCGGCCGAGCTCGAGGCGCTCGTCCACCGGGTCGCCGCCGCTGGCCTGCCGGTGACGCTCCAGGTGACCGGAGCGCCGACCCGGCATGCGGCCAGCATCGACGTGTCGGCCTACCGCGTCGTCCAGGAGGCTCTGACGAACGCGCTGCGCCACGGTGGGGGGACGCCGGCCCGCGTCACGGTCACCTACCGGGCCGACGGAATCGACGTGCGGGTCGACTCCGGCAACGGGACGGCTGGCCTGCTGGCCGACGCGGCGGTCGGCGCCGGCATCGGGGGTGGCGTGGCCGGCACCGGCCGGGGGCTGGTCGGGCTACGCGAGCGGGTGCGGTTAACGGGCGGCACCCTGCACGTCGGTGCCGACGGTCACGGGCGGCACACCGTGCACGCCGTCCTGCCGTTCGACGGACAGCCGTCATGA
- a CDS encoding response regulator yields the protein MTIRVILVDDEHLIRSGLRMILTAEPDIDVVGEAADGVEAVEVARRTTPDVVLMDLRMPRWDGAEATYQILRSVTPPPAVLVLTTFHADREVRRAMTAGATGYLLKDAPEERIITAIRGAAQGATVLDLTVSRRLVDGLRTADAGPPPVQLGHLTPRELEVLQFLAQGMTNRLIAERLFLGEATVKTHVARVLSKLGLESRAEAVVLAYESGLVRPRTGDRPPAP from the coding sequence ATGACAATCCGCGTCATCCTCGTCGACGATGAACACCTCATCCGCAGCGGCCTCCGCATGATCCTGACCGCCGAGCCGGACATAGACGTCGTCGGCGAGGCGGCCGATGGCGTGGAAGCCGTCGAGGTCGCCCGTCGCACCACGCCGGACGTCGTCCTCATGGACCTGCGGATGCCGCGCTGGGACGGAGCCGAAGCCACCTATCAGATATTGCGGTCGGTCACGCCGCCGCCGGCGGTGCTCGTACTGACGACCTTCCACGCCGATCGCGAGGTGCGCCGCGCCATGACGGCCGGCGCCACTGGGTACCTGCTCAAGGACGCTCCAGAGGAACGCATCATCACGGCCATCCGTGGCGCGGCTCAGGGAGCAACGGTCCTCGACCTCACCGTCTCGCGAAGGCTCGTCGATGGACTACGCACCGCCGATGCCGGACCCCCACCGGTCCAGCTGGGTCACCTGACCCCGCGAGAGCTGGAAGTCCTCCAATTCCTCGCGCAGGGCATGACGAACCGGCTGATCGCCGAGCGCCTGTTTCTCGGTGAGGCCACCGTCAAGACGCATGTCGCGCGCGTGCTCTCCAAACTCGGCCTCGAGAGCCGCGCCGAGGCCGTGGTCCTCGCCTACGAGTCGGGTCTTGTCCGCCCCCGCACTGGCGACAGACCCCCAGCACCGTGA
- a CDS encoding BON domain-containing protein gives MTQTVRRSDKDLQTNVTDELLFDSSIDAAHLVVLANGGVVTLSGDVGSLPERHTAKRAAMRVAGVQAVTDDIVVRDPGVSGAKDSDIAEAANQMLSWAVDVPSDTVKAGVRDHVVTLSGTVNWQYQREAAARAVMYLKGVTAVANTIRLIATTPASDDLKAAIDGAILRNAQLDSHQIKADVNGAEVTLRGSVRSWAERRQAEKVSWSCSGVTSVKNQLTVTA, from the coding sequence ATGACACAGACTGTCCGGAGGAGCGACAAGGACCTGCAGACCAACGTAACCGACGAACTGTTGTTTGATTCCAGCATCGACGCCGCGCATCTCGTGGTGCTGGCGAACGGCGGCGTGGTGACACTCTCCGGCGACGTGGGCAGCCTGCCCGAGCGGCATACGGCGAAACGGGCGGCCATGCGAGTAGCCGGCGTTCAGGCCGTCACCGACGACATCGTGGTCCGCGACCCGGGCGTGTCCGGCGCCAAGGACAGCGACATCGCCGAGGCGGCGAACCAGATGCTCAGCTGGGCGGTCGACGTACCCTCCGACACAGTCAAGGCAGGGGTCCGCGATCACGTGGTCACCCTGTCCGGCACCGTCAACTGGCAGTACCAGCGGGAGGCCGCGGCACGCGCGGTCATGTACCTCAAGGGCGTCACCGCGGTCGCCAACACCATCAGACTGATCGCGACCACTCCAGCGTCCGACGATCTGAAAGCCGCGATCGACGGGGCGATCCTGCGCAACGCCCAGCTCGACTCCCACCAGATCAAGGCTGATGTCAACGGCGCGGAGGTGACGCTGCGCGGGTCCGTGCGATCGTGGGCCGAACGCCGTCAGGCCGAGAAGGTGTCGTGGTCATGTTCCGGCGTGACCAGCGTCAAGAACCAGCTCACCGTCACCGCCTGA
- the groL gene encoding chaperonin GroEL (60 kDa chaperone family; promotes refolding of misfolded polypeptides especially under stressful conditions; forms two stacked rings of heptamers to form a barrel-shaped 14mer; ends can be capped by GroES; misfolded proteins enter the barrel where they are refolded when GroES binds), whose translation MAKLIAFGEDARRGLERGMNILADTVKVTLGPKGRNVVLASSWGAPTITNDGVSIAKEIELDDPYEKLGAELVKEVAKKTDDVAGDGTTTATVLAQALVREGLRNVAAGANPIALKRGIEQAVAAVTEALRNQAQDVETRAQIAATASISAADASVGELIAEAMDKVGKEGVITVEESNTFGLELELTEGMRFDKGYISPYFVTDTERMEAVLDDPYLLIVENRISNLTDLLPILEKVMQAGKPLAIVAEDVEAEALATLIVNKVRGTFTSLAVKAPGFGDRRKAMLADLAVLTNGQVVSDTVGLTLENVTLDMLGRARKVVATVDETTIVDGAGDVEQIAGRVAQLRAEIDNSDSDYDREKLQERLAKLAGGIAVIKVGAATEVELKERKHRIEDAVRNAKAAIEEGLLPGGGVALANAAVTAFDKLDLAGDEATGANIVRVALTAPLKQIASNAGLEGGVVAEKVNSLPAGHGLDAATGEYVDMIKAGIVEPAKVTRSALQNAASIAALFLTTEVLVADKP comes from the coding sequence ATGGCCAAGTTGATCGCATTTGGTGAAGACGCCCGTCGCGGCCTCGAACGTGGCATGAACATCCTCGCCGACACGGTGAAGGTGACGCTGGGCCCGAAGGGCCGCAACGTCGTGCTGGCAAGCAGCTGGGGCGCGCCGACCATCACCAACGACGGTGTCAGCATCGCCAAGGAGATCGAGCTCGACGACCCGTACGAGAAGCTCGGTGCCGAGCTGGTCAAGGAAGTCGCCAAGAAAACCGACGACGTGGCCGGCGACGGCACCACGACGGCGACCGTCCTGGCCCAGGCCCTGGTACGGGAGGGGCTGCGCAACGTCGCCGCGGGCGCGAACCCGATCGCGCTCAAGCGCGGCATCGAGCAGGCCGTGGCCGCGGTGACCGAGGCGTTACGTAACCAGGCCCAGGACGTCGAGACCAGAGCGCAGATCGCGGCCACCGCGTCCATCTCCGCCGCCGACGCAAGCGTCGGTGAACTCATCGCCGAGGCGATGGACAAGGTCGGCAAGGAAGGCGTCATCACCGTCGAGGAGAGCAACACCTTCGGCCTGGAGCTGGAGCTCACCGAGGGCATGCGCTTCGACAAGGGCTACATCTCGCCCTACTTCGTCACCGACACGGAACGGATGGAAGCCGTTCTCGACGACCCGTACCTCCTCATCGTCGAGAACAGGATCTCGAACCTGACCGACCTGCTCCCGATCCTGGAGAAGGTCATGCAGGCGGGCAAGCCGCTGGCCATCGTCGCCGAGGACGTCGAGGCCGAGGCTCTCGCAACCCTGATCGTCAACAAGGTCCGTGGCACTTTCACGTCGCTGGCTGTCAAGGCACCCGGCTTCGGTGACCGCCGCAAGGCCATGCTGGCCGACCTTGCCGTCCTCACCAATGGTCAGGTCGTCAGCGACACCGTAGGTCTCACGCTGGAAAACGTCACCCTCGACATGCTCGGCCGGGCCCGCAAGGTGGTCGCCACCGTGGACGAGACCACCATCGTCGACGGTGCCGGTGACGTGGAGCAGATCGCCGGCCGGGTCGCCCAGCTCCGCGCCGAGATCGACAACAGTGACTCCGACTACGACCGGGAGAAGCTGCAGGAGCGGCTGGCCAAGCTGGCCGGCGGCATCGCGGTGATCAAGGTCGGTGCGGCCACCGAGGTGGAGCTCAAGGAGCGCAAGCACCGCATCGAGGACGCCGTCCGCAACGCCAAGGCCGCCATCGAAGAGGGCCTGCTCCCCGGCGGCGGCGTGGCCTTGGCCAACGCCGCGGTCACGGCGTTCGACAAGCTCGACCTTGCCGGTGACGAGGCCACCGGCGCGAACATCGTGCGGGTCGCGTTGACCGCGCCGCTCAAGCAGATCGCCAGCAACGCCGGCCTTGAGGGCGGCGTGGTGGCAGAGAAGGTCAACTCACTTCCCGCCGGCCACGGCCTCGATGCTGCCACCGGCGAGTACGTCGACATGATCAAGGCGGGTATCGTCGAACCGGCCAAGGTGACCCGTTCCGCGCTGCAGAACGCCGCGTCGATCGCCGCGCTGTTTCTGACCACCGAGGTACTCGTCGCCGACAAGCCATAG
- a CDS encoding recombinase family protein yields the protein MAMRMDVIPGQATLASWAAQQRKVRPRRFTSSADGLRFAFYGRMSTTDCQDRASSCRWQRDYAQDLVAGHGRIVAEFFDEGVSRRLAWPDRPQAARLLAAVADPARGFDAIVVGEYESAFHGQQLEQLTPTIVRHGVQLWLPETYGPVDFDNPRQLALLDLLGVVSQREVSRARHRTSAAMRAQAELQGRRLGGRPPYGYRLVAAGPHPNHAHAAWGGACIAWKPTRSPPRTSDGSSSGGCWDPTTGG from the coding sequence ATGGCGATGCGCATGGATGTGATCCCCGGACAGGCCACTCTTGCGTCGTGGGCGGCCCAGCAGCGAAAGGTCCGGCCGCGGCGGTTCACCTCGTCGGCGGATGGGCTGCGGTTCGCGTTCTACGGCCGGATGTCCACAACGGACTGCCAGGATCGGGCGTCGTCGTGCCGGTGGCAGCGCGACTACGCCCAGGACCTGGTCGCCGGTCATGGTCGGATCGTGGCCGAGTTCTTCGACGAGGGTGTCTCCCGCCGGTTGGCCTGGCCGGACCGGCCGCAGGCGGCACGGCTGCTCGCCGCCGTGGCGGACCCGGCGCGCGGGTTCGACGCGATCGTCGTGGGCGAGTACGAAAGCGCCTTCCACGGCCAACAGCTCGAACAGCTGACCCCCACCATCGTCCGGCACGGGGTGCAGCTGTGGCTGCCGGAGACCTACGGGCCGGTGGACTTCGACAACCCCCGACAGTTGGCGCTGCTGGACCTGCTGGGCGTGGTCTCCCAGCGGGAGGTGTCCCGAGCCCGGCACCGCACCTCCGCGGCCATGCGCGCCCAAGCCGAACTGCAGGGTCGACGCCTCGGCGGCCGGCCACCCTACGGCTACCGACTCGTGGCCGCCGGACCTCATCCGAACCACGCCCACGCCGCCTGGGGCGGCGCCTGCATCGCCTGGAAGCCGACCCGGTCACCGCCCCGTACGTCCGATGGATCTTCGAGCGGCGGGTGTTGGGATCCGACCACGGGAGGATGA
- a CDS encoding M15 family metallopeptidase, which translates to MILLSDRRISAIPLGDNGEALVDVRQVAELRVDDRLADEAGAYAHLREATVQRLLAAQRTLPRGLRLRIIEGYRPLSLQTTYFEGYKDELRRRYPDWDSARRHVEASKYISPPEVAPHSTGGTVDLTLCTADGLELDLGTIVNASPVDSANACFTGSPDISPQARTNRAILGHALSSAGMVNYPTEWWHWSFGDRYWALSTGAARTRYGPVDLP; encoded by the coding sequence ATGATCCTGCTGTCTGATCGGCGAATCTCGGCCATCCCGCTCGGCGACAACGGGGAGGCCCTGGTCGACGTACGCCAGGTTGCGGAACTTCGGGTTGACGATCGCCTGGCCGACGAGGCCGGGGCCTACGCACACCTGCGTGAGGCAACGGTCCAGCGCCTGCTCGCCGCCCAGCGGACCCTGCCTCGGGGGCTGCGGCTGCGGATCATCGAGGGGTACCGGCCACTCAGCCTGCAGACGACCTACTTCGAGGGCTACAAGGACGAACTGCGCCGCAGGTACCCGGACTGGGACTCGGCGCGCCGGCACGTGGAGGCCAGCAAGTACATCTCGCCGCCCGAGGTGGCTCCGCACAGTACCGGCGGGACGGTCGACCTCACGCTCTGTACGGCCGATGGGCTCGAACTGGACCTGGGCACGATCGTCAACGCCAGCCCGGTGGACAGCGCCAACGCCTGCTTCACCGGATCACCCGACATCTCGCCGCAGGCCCGCACCAATCGCGCCATCCTGGGCCACGCGCTGTCGTCCGCCGGCATGGTCAACTACCCGACCGAATGGTGGCACTGGTCGTTCGGCGACCGCTACTGGGCGCTGAGCACCGGGGCCGCCCGGACCCGGTACGGGCCAGTAGATCTGCCGTGA
- a CDS encoding UDP-N-acetylglucosamine--N-acetylmuramyl-(pentapeptide) pyrophosphoryl-undecaprenol N-acetylglucosamine transferase has translation MAVYTAEHLRGLRMIVTGGGTGGHTYPALTTIRTLRDRLAAAGTAPDVRWVGVAHGLEARIARQEGIPFTAITTGKLRRSPNLHEWGRNVADAFRVPLGIFQSIMIVVRTRPDVVFSTGGYVSVPIGIAAWMTRRPLVMHEQILTLGLANRILARLADRVLLSHESSIDHLPARAKARAVITGNPIRPEILSGNRNRALAAYHLDPRLPLVYVTGGAQGAVQVNNLIADILPGLLPKCQVLHQCGDFSLDRMRQVAAALPEHLRSRYRVVDYVHGELPDVLSAADIVVARSGAGTVAELTALGKACVFIPLIPTGGDEQRRTARHLADAGAARMLAGSDASANRLCEEIMVLLDHQERRRELANAARQHGRPHAATAVASAIIDAAGRYRS, from the coding sequence ATGGCCGTCTACACCGCGGAACATCTCCGTGGTCTCCGCATGATCGTCACGGGCGGGGGAACGGGCGGGCACACCTACCCGGCGCTGACCACGATCCGTACGCTCCGCGACCGGCTAGCGGCAGCCGGCACCGCACCGGACGTCCGCTGGGTGGGCGTCGCCCACGGACTGGAGGCCAGAATCGCCCGGCAGGAGGGCATTCCCTTCACGGCGATCACCACCGGCAAACTGCGCCGCTCGCCGAACCTGCACGAGTGGGGCCGCAACGTCGCCGACGCCTTCCGCGTGCCGCTCGGCATCTTCCAGTCCATCATGATCGTGGTGCGCACCCGGCCCGACGTGGTCTTCTCCACCGGCGGGTACGTCTCCGTCCCGATCGGGATCGCCGCCTGGATGACCCGCCGCCCGCTGGTCATGCACGAGCAGATCCTCACGCTCGGGCTGGCGAACCGGATCCTCGCCCGCCTGGCCGATCGAGTCCTGCTGAGCCACGAATCCTCCATCGACCATCTGCCCGCCCGAGCGAAAGCCCGCGCGGTGATCACCGGCAACCCGATCCGGCCCGAGATTCTCAGTGGCAACCGCAACCGGGCGCTCGCCGCATACCACCTGGATCCGCGCCTGCCGCTGGTGTACGTCACCGGCGGCGCCCAGGGCGCCGTCCAGGTCAACAACCTGATCGCCGACATCCTCCCCGGACTCCTGCCGAAATGTCAGGTGCTGCACCAGTGCGGTGACTTCTCACTCGACCGGATGCGGCAGGTCGCGGCCGCCCTCCCGGAACACCTGCGCAGCAGGTACCGGGTGGTCGATTACGTCCACGGCGAGCTGCCCGACGTCCTGAGCGCTGCGGACATCGTCGTCGCGCGCAGCGGCGCCGGCACGGTCGCCGAACTCACCGCCCTGGGCAAGGCATGCGTCTTCATCCCGCTCATCCCCACCGGAGGCGACGAGCAGCGGCGGACCGCACGGCACCTCGCCGACGCAGGTGCGGCCCGCATGCTCGCCGGCTCCGACGCCTCCGCCAACCGCCTTTGTGAGGAGATCATGGTGCTGCTCGACCACCAGGAGCGACGCCGGGAGTTGGCCAACGCCGCCCGTCAACACGGCCGGCCCCATGCGGCCACGGCCGTGGCCAGCGCGATCATCGACGCCGCTGGGCGGTACCGGTCATGA
- a CDS encoding D-alanine--D-alanine ligase family protein: MTVRLAVLFGGRSGEHEVSRRSAESILAHLDRDTYDVTEVLIERDGQWRVDGDRATFAQALRSLGGQDVVFPALHGPYGEDGTVQSMLEWLGVAFVGNGVFASAAGMDKPVTKKLLAADGLRVAAGVTLRPDEELSSRDQERLGLPVFVKPARAGSSLGVSKVEQWAQLPAALRLARESDAKVLVERAVRGREIDVGVLQHPDGRVEAGPPLEIRVANAAFFDYDAKYDGGAVFHIPAQLDPGTTRLLQDRAVQAFHALGCRGLLRVDFFLPDRDADHGTGWTGDYREPVINEVNTFPGFTAASQYPQIWQRAGVGYSALLDILIQGALHRRDTASPCPSPC; encoded by the coding sequence ATGACTGTTCGTTTGGCGGTGCTGTTCGGTGGGCGCAGCGGGGAGCACGAGGTCTCCCGGCGCTCGGCGGAAAGCATCCTGGCCCATCTCGACCGCGACACGTACGACGTGACCGAGGTGCTGATCGAGCGGGACGGCCAGTGGCGGGTGGATGGCGACCGGGCCACGTTCGCGCAGGCGCTGCGGAGCCTGGGCGGTCAGGACGTGGTGTTTCCGGCGCTGCACGGCCCGTACGGTGAGGACGGCACCGTCCAGTCGATGCTGGAGTGGCTCGGCGTCGCGTTTGTCGGAAACGGTGTCTTCGCCAGCGCCGCGGGGATGGACAAGCCGGTCACGAAGAAACTCCTCGCCGCCGACGGCCTGCGCGTGGCCGCCGGGGTGACGCTGCGCCCCGACGAGGAGCTGTCGTCGCGGGATCAGGAGCGGCTGGGGCTGCCCGTCTTCGTCAAACCGGCCCGGGCCGGCTCCAGTCTGGGAGTCTCCAAGGTCGAACAATGGGCGCAACTGCCTGCCGCCCTGCGGCTCGCGCGCGAGAGCGACGCGAAGGTTCTCGTCGAACGCGCCGTGCGCGGGCGCGAGATCGACGTCGGCGTCCTTCAGCACCCCGACGGTCGCGTCGAGGCCGGGCCGCCGCTGGAGATACGGGTGGCGAACGCCGCCTTCTTCGACTACGACGCCAAGTACGACGGCGGTGCCGTCTTCCACATTCCGGCCCAGCTCGACCCCGGCACCACCCGACTGCTGCAGGACCGGGCTGTGCAGGCGTTCCACGCGCTCGGCTGCCGTGGGCTGCTCCGCGTCGACTTCTTCCTCCCGGATCGGGACGCCGACCACGGCACAGGGTGGACCGGAGACTACCGGGAGCCGGTGATCAACGAGGTCAACACCTTCCCCGGATTCACCGCCGCCTCCCAGTACCCGCAGATCTGGCAGCGGGCCGGCGTCGGCTACTCCGCACTGCTCGACATCCTCATCCAGGGCGCACTGCACCGACGCGACACCGCCTCCCCCTGCCCGAGTCCCTGCTGA
- the alr gene encoding alanine racemase, whose amino-acid sequence MTPGTRGRRAPTDVINGSAQLAEAVIDLAAIAENIRTIAAIARTGLMAVVKADGFGHGAVPVARTALGAGADWLGVTSATEAVALRSAGIDAPILSWLHRPDEDFTRLIAADVDIAVSTTTHLRAVANAATDLGVPAAVQLKADVGLSRNGASGDEWPELVAWARKHEAEGSVRVHGVWSHLTNADVPGCPSIGRELSTFREALRIARDAGLDPEVAHLANSAATLAAPETRFDLCRIGLAMYGVDPFGATGPRRFGLRPAMTLRSRVINLKRVPGGTGVSYGPDHVTNRPTTLALLPLGYADGLSRTAEGRAWVWLAGRRCPIVGRIAMDQCVADVGDLPVVLGDPVVVFGAGAEPGSPDTAEPTAAEWAQWAGTNPHEVLTGIGARVARVHLRGGAATS is encoded by the coding sequence GTGACGCCTGGTACGCGCGGTCGGCGCGCGCCGACCGATGTGATCAACGGGAGTGCCCAGCTCGCCGAGGCCGTGATCGATCTTGCGGCGATCGCGGAGAACATCCGGACGATCGCGGCCATCGCACGTACCGGGTTGATGGCGGTAGTGAAGGCCGACGGGTTCGGGCACGGCGCGGTGCCGGTGGCGCGGACTGCGTTGGGGGCCGGCGCCGACTGGCTGGGCGTGACCTCGGCGACGGAGGCGGTGGCACTGCGATCGGCGGGCATCGATGCGCCCATCCTGAGCTGGCTGCACCGGCCGGACGAGGACTTCACCCGCCTGATCGCCGCGGACGTCGACATCGCGGTGTCGACCACGACCCATCTGCGCGCGGTCGCCAACGCGGCCACGGATCTCGGTGTGCCCGCCGCAGTCCAGCTCAAGGCGGACGTCGGTCTGTCACGCAACGGTGCCAGCGGCGACGAATGGCCCGAACTGGTCGCCTGGGCTCGCAAGCACGAGGCGGAGGGCAGCGTCCGGGTACACGGGGTGTGGTCCCACTTGACGAACGCCGACGTGCCTGGATGCCCGAGCATCGGGCGGGAGCTGTCAACGTTCCGGGAGGCGCTGCGGATCGCTCGGGATGCCGGGCTTGACCCCGAAGTGGCGCATCTGGCCAATTCGGCGGCGACACTGGCCGCCCCGGAGACCCGGTTCGATCTCTGTCGGATCGGCCTGGCCATGTATGGCGTCGACCCCTTTGGCGCGACTGGTCCCCGCCGTTTCGGCCTGCGACCCGCCATGACCCTGAGGTCAAGGGTGATCAACCTGAAGCGCGTGCCCGGCGGGACCGGCGTCTCGTACGGGCCCGACCACGTGACCAATCGGCCGACCACGCTCGCTCTGCTGCCGCTCGGGTACGCCGATGGTCTGTCGCGCACCGCCGAGGGCCGCGCGTGGGTCTGGCTCGCTGGTCGACGATGTCCGATCGTCGGCCGCATCGCCATGGATCAGTGCGTCGCCGATGTCGGCGATCTACCGGTGGTGCTCGGCGATCCCGTGGTCGTCTTCGGTGCCGGCGCCGAGCCGGGCTCGCCTGACACGGCCGAGCCGACGGCCGCGGAGTGGGCGCAGTGGGCCGGCACCAACCCGCATGAAGTCTTGACCGGAATTGGAGCGCGAGTGGCGCGCGTACACCTACGCGGGGGAGCGGCGACATCATGA
- a CDS encoding response regulator transcription factor — protein MSARILVAEDDPKQANLVRVYLEREGHSVLLVGDGRGALDQCRARRPDLVVLDVMMPVVDGLDVCRILRAESDIPVLLLTARTTEEDMLLGLDIGADDYLTKPYSPRELAARVRALLRRARVVSADKRAVLRVGELEVDAGRFEVRVGGRPVALTAKEFGILEVLAGEPGRAFTRAQIIDRAFGFDHFVLERTVDAHVMNLRRKIEDDVAEPRYVQTVYGRGYRLAEPEPEPAATPTPEGTPGASR, from the coding sequence ATGAGCGCGCGGATCCTGGTCGCCGAGGACGACCCCAAGCAGGCCAACCTGGTGCGGGTCTATCTCGAACGCGAGGGGCACAGCGTGCTGCTGGTCGGCGACGGGCGGGGCGCGCTGGACCAGTGCCGGGCTCGCCGGCCGGACCTGGTGGTCCTCGATGTGATGATGCCGGTCGTCGACGGCCTCGACGTGTGCCGGATCCTGCGCGCCGAATCGGACATCCCGGTCCTGCTGCTGACCGCCCGTACCACCGAGGAAGACATGCTGCTGGGCCTGGACATCGGCGCCGACGACTACCTCACCAAGCCGTACAGCCCGCGGGAGCTGGCCGCCCGGGTACGGGCGCTGCTGCGCCGGGCCCGGGTGGTGAGCGCCGACAAACGGGCGGTGCTGCGCGTCGGCGAGCTCGAGGTGGACGCCGGCCGGTTCGAGGTACGCGTCGGCGGCCGGCCGGTCGCCCTGACGGCCAAGGAGTTCGGCATCCTCGAGGTGCTCGCCGGCGAGCCGGGGCGGGCGTTCACCCGGGCGCAGATCATCGACCGGGCCTTCGGATTCGATCATTTCGTGCTCGAACGCACCGTCGACGCGCACGTGATGAACCTGCGCCGCAAGATCGAGGATGATGTTGCCGAGCCGCGGTACGTGCAGACCGTCTACGGCCGCGGCTACCGGCTTGCCGAACCGGAGCCGGAACCGGCGGCGACGCCGACGCCCGAGGGCACGCCCGGAGCCAGCCGGTGA